Proteins encoded together in one Gammaproteobacteria bacterium window:
- a CDS encoding CYTH domain-containing protein — protein sequence MPKEIEHKFLVRDDSWRSEATRSVDYRQGYLANNDRCSVRVRESGSKGRLTIKSAQPGVQRQEFEYEIPLSEARALLDGMCERPLIEKVRHFVKHAGKTWEVDEFCGDNDGLVVAEVELSAVGETFERPDWVSEEVSDDPRYYNVNLVKTPYNTW from the coding sequence ATGCCTAAAGAAATCGAACATAAGTTTCTCGTACGTGACGACTCCTGGCGCAGCGAAGCCACGCGCAGCGTTGATTACCGTCAGGGCTATCTCGCGAACAATGATCGCTGCTCTGTCAGGGTGCGGGAGTCGGGCTCGAAGGGGCGCCTTACCATCAAGAGCGCTCAGCCCGGCGTGCAGCGCCAGGAGTTCGAGTACGAGATACCCCTCTCGGAGGCGCGCGCATTGCTCGATGGCATGTGCGAGAGACCGCTGATCGAGAAGGTGAGGCACTTTGTCAAGCATGCCGGCAAGACCTGGGAGGTGGACGAGTTCTGCGGTGACAATGACGGCCTGGTCGTTGCAGAGGTGGAACTCTCTGCGGTGGGCGAAACGTTCGAACGACCGGACTGGGTGTCGGAGGAGGTGTCTGACGACCCGCGCTATTACAACGTCAATCTCGTGAAGACACCCTACAATACCTGGTAG